The following coding sequences lie in one Frankiales bacterium genomic window:
- a CDS encoding helix-turn-helix domain-containing protein translates to MASNERPLSEVRFLTVAEVATLMRVSKMTVYRLVHNGELPAIRVGRSFRVPEQAVHDYLRDSFVETA, encoded by the coding sequence ATGGCAAGCAACGAGCGACCCCTGTCTGAGGTCAGGTTCCTGACCGTGGCCGAGGTGGCCACCCTCATGCGGGTCTCCAAGATGACCGTGTACCGCCTGGTGCACAACGGCGAGCTGCCCGCGATCCGGGTCGGGCGCAGCTTCCGGGTGCCCGAGCAGGCGGTGCACGACTACCTGCGCGACTCCTTCGTCGAGACCGCCTGA